Proteins from one Ananas comosus cultivar F153 linkage group 5, ASM154086v1, whole genome shotgun sequence genomic window:
- the LOC109709785 gene encoding taperin-like, which yields MLLPLLAAPLPPPPPAAAAPYYHGRGGSYGAAIAAVAVVAVLGLAAGIVGRLCTGRTIWGLGFRRFDLEAWVERRCSPCVDGRPPPPPPPPAAAPPPES from the coding sequence ATGTTGCTCCCCCTCCTCGcggcgccgctgccgccgcctcctcctgcggcggcggcgccgtacTACCACGGGAGGGGAGGGTCGTACGGGGCGGCGAtcgcggcggtggcggtggtggcggtGCTCGGCCTGGCGGCGGGGATCGTGGGGAGGCTCTGCACCGGGAGGACGATTTGGGGCCTAGGGTTTCGGCGGTTCGACTTGGAGGCGTGGGTGGAGCGTAGGTGCTCCCCGTGCGTCGACGGGaggccaccgccgccgccgccgcctcccgctgcggcgccgccgccggagtCGTGA
- the LOC109710794 gene encoding uncharacterized protein LOC109710794 — protein sequence MEGLIPFLYRAIKRRRTRMYYKCLSYGAANRFDTTADYYHGQSHSFLRSPPSKLAGCCDDRQVHHRHRSLDDFSDGLFSSEKAVGRPPRFPKELRSRSLRMFACISGSIED from the coding sequence atggaAGGACTCATCCCTTTCCTTTATAGAGCAATAAAAAGGAGGAGAACAAGGATGTACTACAAGTGTCTCTCCTACGGCGCGGCGAATCGGTTCGATACAACCGCCGATTACTATCATGGCCAAAGCCATAGTTTCCTTCGGTCTCCGCCCAGCAAGTTAGCAGGCTGTTGTGACGACCGTCAGGTCCATCACCGTCACCGATCCCTCGACGACTTCTCTGACGGGCTTTTCTCGTCAGAAAAGGCTGTTGGCCGGCCGCCACGGTTCCCTAAGGAGCTAAGGTCTCGAAGTTTGCGAATGTTTGCTTGCATTAGTGGTTCAATAGAGGATTGA
- the LOC109709767 gene encoding cytochrome c oxidase assembly factor 5: protein MSKSCKGLAMELVKCLSETDCVKVEKRSYRECAGEKVPTISSECVGLRETYFNCKRGQVDMRARIRGNKGY, encoded by the exons ATGTCGAAGTCGTGTAAGGGGCTCGCCATGGAGCTCGTGAAGTGCCTCAGCGAGACCGATTGCGTtaag GTTGAGAAGAGATCGTATAGGGAATGTGCAGGAGAGAAGGTACCTACCATTTCTAGTGAGTGTGTCGGCCTGAGGGAAACATATTTTAACTGCAAGAGAGGCCAG GTCGATATGCGAGCCCGAATACGAGGAAATAAGGGGTACTGA
- the LOC109709766 gene encoding uncharacterized protein LOC109709766 isoform X3 translates to MASFPAPHLHRLLPNLNADLLLLPWRSKAPRLSPSPYPGCSATLASSRASIRGAKLGSIQLLPRMGGHPLSIRRRRRSNRVLDWKYWELPIYKQGMMKLRFQEIIGAGVEKPFDKSTLLAAAKAVSEKFRTSCDVAKVENRLKSFITKWTKVEKLKHLNGASWDPITKIISLRGDHYRDYVKVHPKDATLLNRPIKNYNELAILFTDDINTEEIGTKEETVGGHCERQPPTSTPGSSSAPSSRGRSSRFTRHEEANVVDVKNLVVKIGELIDAIKDLKPRDFGEELWNAISACDYNERMSVVAFEYFLKNEIEGKVFLVRHPEMRREWLAKFFSSLL, encoded by the exons ATGGCCTCTTTCCCTGCGCCCCACCTCCATCGCCTCCTCCCAAATCTCAACGCtgaccttctcctcctcccatgGCGCTCGAAGGCCCCTcgcctctctccctctccctatCCCGGTTGCTCCGCAACCCTCGCCTCTTCCCGCGCTTCAATTCGAG GTGCGAAGCTTGGTTCGATTCAGCTTCTTCCACGAATGGGCGGGCACCCACTTTCGATTCGGAGGCGGCGACGGAGCAACCGCGTTCTGGATTG GAAATATTGGGAGTTGCCGATCTACAAACAGGGCATGATGAAACTGCGCTTCCAA GAAATAATCGGCGCGGGAGTCGAAAAGCCGTTCGATAAAAGCACTCTATTAGCTGCCGCAAAAGCAGTATCTGAGAAATTCAGAACAAGTTGTGATGTAGCCAAGGTAGAGAATCGGCTGAAGAGTTTTATaaccaaatggaccaaagtagAGAAGCTAAAACACTTAAATGGAGCTTCCTGGGATCCTATTACGAAGATTATCAGCCTGAGAGGAGACCATTACAGAGATTATGTTAAA GTTCATCCGAAGGATGCTACACTACTTAATAGGCCTATCAAGAACTACAATGAGCTGGCTATTCTTTTTACTGATGATATAAATACGGAGGAAATCGGGACTAAAGAAGAGACTGTCGGAGGTCACTGCGAACGACAACCACCAACTTCTACGCCCGGCTCATCGTCCGCTCCATCAAGTAGGGGAAGATCTTCGAGGTTTACAAGGCACGAAGAGGCCAATGTGGTGGATGTAAAGAACTTAGTTGTGAAGATAGGGGAGCTTATAGATGCTATAAAGGATTTAAAGCCTAGAGACTTTGGTGAGGAATTGTGGAATGCTATATCGGCGTGTGATTACAATGAGCGCATGTCGGTCGTAGCGTTTGAGTATTTCCTGAAGAACGAGATTGAGGGGAAGGTTTTTCTGGTGCGGCATCCGGAAATGCGCAGGGAGTGGCTGGCGAAGTTCTTCTCCAGCCTTTTGTGA
- the LOC109709766 gene encoding uncharacterized protein LOC109709766 isoform X1: MASFPAPHLHRLLPNLNADLLLLPWRSKAPRLSPSPYPGCSATLASSRASIRASSTNGRAPTFDSEAATEQPRSGLEILGVADLQTGHDETALPSIASQDATSTKFRWSGNMSKFLIDFLVKQEIIGAGVEKPFDKSTLLAAAKAVSEKFRTSCDVAKVENRLKSFITKWTKVEKLKHLNGASWDPITKIISLRGDHYRDYVKVHPKDATLLNRPIKNYNELAILFTDDINTEEIGTKEETVGGHCERQPPTSTPGSSSAPSSRGRSSRFTRHEEANVVDVKNLVVKIGELIDAIKDLKPRDFGEELWNAISACDYNERMSVVAFEYFLKNEIEGKVFLVRHPEMRREWLAKFFSSLL; this comes from the exons ATGGCCTCTTTCCCTGCGCCCCACCTCCATCGCCTCCTCCCAAATCTCAACGCtgaccttctcctcctcccatgGCGCTCGAAGGCCCCTcgcctctctccctctccctatCCCGGTTGCTCCGCAACCCTCGCCTCTTCCCGCGCTTCAATTCGAG CTTCTTCCACGAATGGGCGGGCACCCACTTTCGATTCGGAGGCGGCGACGGAGCAACCGCGTTCTGGATTG GAAATATTGGGAGTTGCCGATCTACAAACAGGGCATGATGAAACTGCGCTTCCAAGTATTGCCTCCCAAGACGCCACTTCCACAAAATTTAGATGGAGCGGAAACATGTCAAAGTTCCTCATTGATTTTCTCGTAAAGCAGGAAATAATCGGCGCGGGAGTCGAAAAGCCGTTCGATAAAAGCACTCTATTAGCTGCCGCAAAAGCAGTATCTGAGAAATTCAGAACAAGTTGTGATGTAGCCAAGGTAGAGAATCGGCTGAAGAGTTTTATaaccaaatggaccaaagtagAGAAGCTAAAACACTTAAATGGAGCTTCCTGGGATCCTATTACGAAGATTATCAGCCTGAGAGGAGACCATTACAGAGATTATGTTAAA GTTCATCCGAAGGATGCTACACTACTTAATAGGCCTATCAAGAACTACAATGAGCTGGCTATTCTTTTTACTGATGATATAAATACGGAGGAAATCGGGACTAAAGAAGAGACTGTCGGAGGTCACTGCGAACGACAACCACCAACTTCTACGCCCGGCTCATCGTCCGCTCCATCAAGTAGGGGAAGATCTTCGAGGTTTACAAGGCACGAAGAGGCCAATGTGGTGGATGTAAAGAACTTAGTTGTGAAGATAGGGGAGCTTATAGATGCTATAAAGGATTTAAAGCCTAGAGACTTTGGTGAGGAATTGTGGAATGCTATATCGGCGTGTGATTACAATGAGCGCATGTCGGTCGTAGCGTTTGAGTATTTCCTGAAGAACGAGATTGAGGGGAAGGTTTTTCTGGTGCGGCATCCGGAAATGCGCAGGGAGTGGCTGGCGAAGTTCTTCTCCAGCCTTTTGTGA
- the LOC109709766 gene encoding uncharacterized protein LOC109709766 isoform X2 has product MALEGPSPLSLSLSRLLRNPRLFPRFNSRCEAWFDSASSTNGRAPTFDSEAATEQPRSGLEILGVADLQTGHDETALPSIASQDATSTKFRWSGNMSKFLIDFLVKQEIIGAGVEKPFDKSTLLAAAKAVSEKFRTSCDVAKVENRLKSFITKWTKVEKLKHLNGASWDPITKIISLRGDHYRDYVKVHPKDATLLNRPIKNYNELAILFTDDINTEEIGTKEETVGGHCERQPPTSTPGSSSAPSSRGRSSRFTRHEEANVVDVKNLVVKIGELIDAIKDLKPRDFGEELWNAISACDYNERMSVVAFEYFLKNEIEGKVFLVRHPEMRREWLAKFFSSLL; this is encoded by the exons atgGCGCTCGAAGGCCCCTcgcctctctccctctccctatCCCGGTTGCTCCGCAACCCTCGCCTCTTCCCGCGCTTCAATTCGAG GTGCGAAGCTTGGTTCGATTCAGCTTCTTCCACGAATGGGCGGGCACCCACTTTCGATTCGGAGGCGGCGACGGAGCAACCGCGTTCTGGATTG GAAATATTGGGAGTTGCCGATCTACAAACAGGGCATGATGAAACTGCGCTTCCAAGTATTGCCTCCCAAGACGCCACTTCCACAAAATTTAGATGGAGCGGAAACATGTCAAAGTTCCTCATTGATTTTCTCGTAAAGCAGGAAATAATCGGCGCGGGAGTCGAAAAGCCGTTCGATAAAAGCACTCTATTAGCTGCCGCAAAAGCAGTATCTGAGAAATTCAGAACAAGTTGTGATGTAGCCAAGGTAGAGAATCGGCTGAAGAGTTTTATaaccaaatggaccaaagtagAGAAGCTAAAACACTTAAATGGAGCTTCCTGGGATCCTATTACGAAGATTATCAGCCTGAGAGGAGACCATTACAGAGATTATGTTAAA GTTCATCCGAAGGATGCTACACTACTTAATAGGCCTATCAAGAACTACAATGAGCTGGCTATTCTTTTTACTGATGATATAAATACGGAGGAAATCGGGACTAAAGAAGAGACTGTCGGAGGTCACTGCGAACGACAACCACCAACTTCTACGCCCGGCTCATCGTCCGCTCCATCAAGTAGGGGAAGATCTTCGAGGTTTACAAGGCACGAAGAGGCCAATGTGGTGGATGTAAAGAACTTAGTTGTGAAGATAGGGGAGCTTATAGATGCTATAAAGGATTTAAAGCCTAGAGACTTTGGTGAGGAATTGTGGAATGCTATATCGGCGTGTGATTACAATGAGCGCATGTCGGTCGTAGCGTTTGAGTATTTCCTGAAGAACGAGATTGAGGGGAAGGTTTTTCTGGTGCGGCATCCGGAAATGCGCAGGGAGTGGCTGGCGAAGTTCTTCTCCAGCCTTTTGTGA
- the LOC109710869 gene encoding uncharacterized protein LOC109710869, which yields MASSSDKSEVAEKKAGKEEEGKHEGGFIEKVKDFIHDIGEKIEEAIGFGKPTADVTGVHFPHINLEKAEIVVDVLITNPNPVPIPLVDIDYLIESDGRKLVSGLIPDAGTIHAHGSETVKIPVVLIYDDIKSTYHDIKPGSIIPYKIRVALIVDVPIFGRLTLPLEKTGEIPVPYKPDVDVKKIKFNKFSFEETIATLHVTLENKNDFDLGLNELDYEIWLTDISIGSAELTESTKIEKHGITLMKIPVSFRPKDFGSALWDMIRGRGTGYTIKGNVDVDTPFGRMKLPISKEGGTTRLKKEDDDDDDDED from the coding sequence ATGGCATCTTCCTCTGACAAATCAGAAGTAGCGGAAAAGAAAGCGGGAAAGGAGGAAGAAGGCAAGCACGAGGGAGGATTCATCGAGAAGGTGAAGGATTTTATTCATGACATTGGCGAGAAGATCGAGGAGGCCATTGGATTTGGAAAGCCGACTGCTGATGTTACTGGGGTCCACTTTCCCCACATCAATCTGGAGAAGGCAGAGATTGTTGTCGATGTTTTGATCACAAACCCTAATCCCGTCCCTATCCCACTTGTCGACATAGACTACTTAATAGAAAGTGATGGACGAAAGCTTGTATCTGGTTTGATTCCTGATGCAGGAACGATACATGCTCATGGTTCTGAGACCGTCAAGATTCCCGTAGTGTTAATCTATGATGACATCAAGAGCACGTATCATGATATCAAGCCCGGAAGCATAATCCCTTACAAAATTAGGGTTGCTCTTATCGTTGATGTGCCCATTTTTGGAAGGCTCACTTTGCCTTTGGAGAAGACCGGTGAAATCCCTGTGCCTTACAAGCCAGATGTTGACGTTAAAAAGATTAAGTTTAACAAATTCTCTTTTGAAGAGACAATTGCAACACTCCACGTGACATTAGAAAATAAGAATGACTTTGATCTCGGACTTAATGAGTTGGACTATGAAATTTGGCTAACTGATATAAGCATCGGATCTGCTGAGCTCACTGAATCTACAAAGATAGAGAAACACGGGATTACTCTGATGAAGATTCCGGTCTCTTTTAGGCCCAAGGACTTTGGATCTGCTCTTTGGGATATGATCAGGGGAAGGGGTACTGGTTATACTATTAAAGGAAATGTTGATGTGGACACACCTTTTGGACGAATGAAATTACCCATCAGCAAAGAGGGTGGGACTACCCGTCTTAAGAAAGAggatgatgacgacgacgacgatgag